Sequence from the Amaranthus tricolor cultivar Red isolate AtriRed21 chromosome 16, ASM2621246v1, whole genome shotgun sequence genome:
ACATCACCAAATACAAATTGAGAATGTTTTGGATATAGAGTATCAAATTTGAacgaaaaaaatgtaaattaatttaatcaggaataaaaaattatttgctaaaatagagttaaaaaaaataaaattcccaccAAACTAGTGTTCTGATAGGTAAGTAGctaaattttttagtttaaaGACTTCAAGCTCTAGTTTTAAATAtaacaaaagcaaaaaaatattcaaaaatctTGTTACTTTGGATCATGATGCATTTAGCTAAGGAGGTATTgtagataataataaaattattgtaaagTCCCACTAGATGAACCAAATTAAATAACCCAATAAAATTTGAGgtatataaattattgtttttattttttttcatcatattctttttaaaactaacttaccaaaaagaaaaatagtgtAACTGTGTAACAATGATATGATAATAAAGATGTGAAGAGAAAGACTCACATATGACAATCCATCACTggataatcaatgatgaattttatctattttagaagATAAGATTGGCATAATCCCTTCACTAaaaataagtcataattttggATTTTCCTTGATAACTAAAGATCAATGGATATAATAAGTGCATAATAACTGTTTAGGAGCTCTATTAATACAAAAGCAAGTGTTTCAGCTTAAACAGGATTGTACTTAGAGGGGTTCTTTTAGGTTATTGGGTTAATTTCGAATCAGGTATTTTGAATTGGTTTAAAATCGAATTTTTTGTCCACAtggatttttacattattttaaattcatttttgaaGTCGGGTTTATTTCAACTTTCAACTTCCAAGATTGATAAATATCGGATTATCAGGTCTATTTTAAACCACTCTAATTGTATTATTTgcaatttcatatatatatatatatatatatatatatatatatatatatatatatgtaagcaATAAAGTAATTTAACAAATTACTATatcaaaacaaaattgaaataaaaaaatcataattttcctttctaaaaataaattgtccccccaaaaaaaataaagtgataTCTAATCCAAGTCTAAGACACTAAAAAGCAACATAAAATTTCAAAGTATCCCATAAGTGTTCAATTAGAAGGACAAAAAGAAACTACATATCTAGAAGCCTTGCAAGTTTTAAGCCCTGTTTTCTCATCAAAGGGATGACTATAAGCCCTTGGACAAACCATCTTAAACAACCTTCCAACCACCGTCGGCAGGCACTTTTCCGCCCACGAAAACTCCCCGGTGCAGCAATCCCTCGGAGACCCACTTGCCAAACAAGGACTCTTACACCCTACAACCATCTTTTGAGCTCTAACAGCTAACCCTGAAGGACACCAAACATTCAAGTCCGCCTCACACGCCGCCACCCCACATTGTTCTCGTTTCCCCTTACCGACTAATGGGATCACCGAGACAGGGAGGTTGAACCCATCGACAAGGCTGACATCGTAAAAATGAGTAGGAGATAGGGAGGTACCGAAGGT
This genomic interval carries:
- the LOC130802759 gene encoding thaumatin-like protein, with product MSNPLLLLIVPILFSLTGAVQLMIVNNCNTTIWPGILAVSGQKTPLGGGFRLRSGQRQLLQVSQYWSGRIWARQGCTFDQNTSISTCQTGDCNGLLHCQGTGGTPPATLVELTFGTSLSPTHFYDVSLVDGFNLPVSVIPLVGKGKREQCGVAACEADLNVWCPSGLAVRAQKMVVGCKSPCLASGSPRDCCTGEFSWAEKCLPTVVGRLFKMVCPRAYSHPFDEKTGLKTCKASRYVVSFCPSN